The Candidatus Binatia bacterium genomic interval GAGCGAACGATTGCGACCGTCGCGGTCGGCTCGTCGCCGAACGGCATCGCCTTGACGCCCGACGGCACGACGCTCTGGGTCGCCAACGCCGACGACGGAACGATCCAACCGATCGATACGCGCACGCTGAAAGCGGGCGCGCCGATCCGCGTCGGAGCGCGCCCCCGCGCCATCGCGATCGCGCCCGACGGCGCGACGCTCTACGTCAGCAACTCGTACTCGAACGACGTCACGCCGGTCGACCTGCGCTCGAACGCGGCGCAGACGCCGATTCCCGCCGGCGAGCGCCCCGCCGGGCTCGCGCTCACGCGCGACGGTAAACGCCTCTACGTCGTCGACAGCGCGTCGAACGACGTGCTGCCGATCGATCTCGGGGCCACGCCGCATCCGCTCGCCCCGATCCCGGTCGGCGTCTATCCGATGGAGATCGCGATCGCCCCCGACCGCCCGCTTGCGTACGTCACGAACTACGCGAACTCGACCGTGACGCCGATCAATTTAGCGGCCGGGATCGCGCGCCCGCCGATCGAGGTCGGCGGCGCGCCCTACGGCGTCGCGTTCACCTCCGACGGACGAAGCGCGATCGTCGTCTCGCATCGCGACAATGCCGCGGTCATCGTGGATATCAGTCTGCAGCGCGCGAGCGCGCCGATCCTATTGGGGAACGGGCCCTATACGGTAGCGGCGCCCTAAGTCGCGGCGTCGAGCTGCGGAATCGCGTCTCCGTCGAGAAACGCGCGCAGTTCGCGGGGCGAGAACTGCAGGCCCGCCCAAAATGTTCCGAAATCTCCGTAGCGCGCGCTCGCTTCGTCGAAGCGCATCTCGTAGATCAACTTCTTGAAGACGAGCGGATCGTCGGCGTAGAGATCCACGCCCCACTCGAAGTCGTCGAATCCGACCGAGCCCGAGATCACCTGCGTCACGCGGCCATGGTAGGAACGGCCGACCGCGCCGTGCTCGCTCATCATCTTCGCGCGCGCCTCGAAGCCGAGGATGTACCAGTTCTGCACTTCGCCGCGGCGCTTGCTCATCGGATAGAAGCACTGATAGCGGCGGGCCGGAATCTTCGCCCAAAGGCGCGGCGCGATGTACTGGCTCTCGGCCTGCTTGCGGATCAGCTCGTCGAACGCGGCGATCCACTCCGGCGACTGCGGTGCCAGCTCGCGCTGACTCAACTCCGCGTGAATCTTGCCGGTCGCATCGTAGAGGCCGAGCTCGAGCACCGAGACGTAGGAGCCGAGCGGCGTGAGAAAATCGCGCAACTCGAGCTTATCCACCAAGGTCTGCGCGTACGCCAAGCCGTCGAAACTGCGCGCGTAGTGCGTGAGCATGAGATCGCCCTTGTGGCCGACGACCTGCGTCAGGCCGACGTCGCCGTCGTCGTTGCCTTTGAGATGGTCGACGAGATCGGCGGCGTGCCCGGCGTACTTATCGCGCCGTTTCTCGGGCAGCGCGTCCCACGCACGGCGATCGAAACCGAAGATTCGGTGGAGAATCCACCATCCTTCAAGCGATTCGGGGACGTTGGGGTCGCGCATCTCTGTGTACGGGTCGCCTTTACGAGATCATTTGCGGGATAGTGCTCTGGCGCGCTTCACCTCGGCGATGACTTCGGCCTCCAGCCTGTCGGGATGCTCGCGATATTTCGCCCAGAGCGGCGGGGTGTGCGCGATGTCGTTGAGGACGCGCGCGTAGACGGCGTTGACGGGGGTGGGAACGCGCAGCTCGAGACCCGCGGCCGCGACCGCGCCGTTGAGCACGGCGACCTCGGTCTGCGGGTTGGCTCGACGCAGGTCGAGCAGCAGCGACGGCGGCTTCGTCCCGCGCGCGCCGGCGATCGAGTGCGCCAAGAGCGTGCGGGAGAGGGCGCTCGGCAGCGCGGCGACGCGGAAGAGCGCGCGCACCGGATAGCGTGGCAGATCGATCGGCTCGACGTGCAGCGCCTGCATCACCGCGCGCACCTCGCGGATCATCCGAATCTCGAGCGTGAAGATCTTCTCGAAGTGCACGAACCGGTTCGGCAGCACGTTGAGGATGGCGCAGCTCGCGTTGGCGACGACGTTGAGCGCGAGCTTGCTCCACTTGAGCGCGCGCCAATCCTCGACGACCTTCACCGCCAAACCCGTTCCCGCGAAGGTGGCGCTCAGCCAGTTGTATGCGTTCGACCCGACCGGCGCGAGCGCGAGGCCGCCCTCTTTCGCGGGACGCGCGTTGCCGTCGCGGTCGCGATCCACGGGCGTCGTGAGCGCCGCGGCGACGACGTTCTCGGCGCCGAAGGCCGCCGCCAGGCGTTCCTCGTTGCCGACGCCGTTCTGCGGCGAGACGAAGACGCACTTCTCGGGAAAGCGGATCGCCTTGCGCAGCGTCTCGATCGCGCCCCCGGTGTCGTACGCCTTCGTCGCGACGATCGCGACGTCCGCATCGTAGGGACTCACGTCGCCGAGCGCGCGCGGCGCGTACGCGACGTCCACGCCGATGCCGCGCAGCAGATCGCCGAGATACGTCCCGACGGCGCCCTTGCCGACGATGTAGACGTTCACGCGGAGCCGCCCGTCGAACCAAAACCGCCGTCGCCGCGAGCGGTCGGCGGCAGTTCCTCGACGAGGTCGAAGGCCGCTCGTTCGACGGGCGCGACGATCATCTGCGCGATGCGATCGCCTCGCCGAATGACAAAGGGCTCCGCTCCGAGGTTCGCGAGCAAGACCGCGATCTCGCCGCGGTAATCGGCGTCGATCGTGCCGGGCGAGTTGAGACACGTAACGCCGTTGCGGGCGGCGAGCCCGCTTCTCGGGCGCACCTGCGCTTCGTAACCGGACGGAAGCGCGATCGAGAAGCCCGTCGGCACGAGCGCGCGCGCGCCGGGTAAGAGCGTCAACTGTTCGCGCACCGCCGCGCAGAGATCCGCGCCGGCGGCGCGTTCGCTCATGTAATCGGGAAGCGGCAATCCTTCACCGTGCGGCAGGCGTCGGATCGCAACGCGCACGCTCTCCATCAGCGGTGCACCACTAAAGCTGTGCCAGCTCTTCTCGGAAGCTTTCGATATCCCGGAACGAACGGTAGACGCTGGCAAAGCGAATGTAGGCGACCGGATCGAGCGCGCGCAGCGCCTCCATCAACTTCTCTCCCACCAACGCCGACTGGACTTCGCTCTCGCCGCGCGCGAAGAGTTCGCGCTCGAGGTCGGCGGCGACGGCCTCCATCTTGGCCTCGGAAATCGGGCGCTTCTCGCACGCCTTACGCAGCCCGGCGAGGATCTTATCGCGGCTGAATTGCTCGCGGCGCCCGTCCTTCTTGACGACGAAGAGGCGCGGCACTTCCATCCGTTCGTAGGTCGTGAAGCGATGCTTGCAGCGCGGGTCCAAACATTCGCGCCGACGGCGAACGACGGTCTCGTCGTCGCGCGAGTCGACGACGCGAGTCTCGCTCTTTCGACAAGTCGGGCAAGTCAGCGGTAAATCACTCCCCCACGGCATATCTTGTGGGTGAGCGTATTATACGTCACTATGGGTAGATAACGCAAAAAGTCCCAACGTGACGTGCACGTTGGGACCCTCGGCGGTCCAGGCGCGCGGTCGTTTAGGCTGCGCCGATCTTAAACATCTTGGTGCCGCAGACCGGGCACTTGCCTTCCACTGCCGGCCTGCCGTTTTTCATCGTGATCTGGACCGCGTCTTTGATCTCGCGCTTGGCCTTGCACTTGACGCAATACGCTTCTGCTGCCAACTCTGGTACCTCCGTTTGCGGCCAGGCTATTCCGTTGGGCGCCGACGATTCCCGCTTTGCTAGCGCGGCCGGCCGAAGACGTGATGGAGGCGGCGTGACCGAGCCGGCCTACGAGACCCGGGAGAGGATCGCCGCGGCGCGCGCCGGGCGAGGCTTCGAGGCCGCCGCGCCGGGCCTCTGGTGCGCCGGCTCCCTCGCCGGCCTCGCCCTCCCGTGCGTGGCGATCGTGGGGACCCGGGCGGCGACCCCGTACGGCCGCCGGATCGCGCAGGACTTTGCCGCGGGCCTCGGGCGGGCCGGCTGCTGCATCCTCTCGGGCCTGGCGCTCGGAATCGACGCCGCGGCGCACGAGGGCGCGCTGAGCGCCGGGGCGCCGACGATCGGCATCCTCGGGAGCGGGCATCGGCGCCTCTTTCCACCCCGCAACCGCCCATTGGCCGAGCGCATCCTCGCGGCCGGCGGGGCCGTGCTCTCGCCCTACCCGCCCGACGAAGAGGCCCGCCCGTGGCAGTTCCTCGAGCGTAACGGCATCGTCGCGGCGCTCGCCGACGCGCTGCTCGTCGTCGAGGCCCCGGCGCGCAGCGGCGCCCTGAACACCGCGAGTTGGGCCGCCGGCCGGATTCCCGTCCTCGCCGTTCCCGGCGACGTCGACCGCCGGCACGTCGCCGGCTGCCTCGCTCTCATCCGCGACGGCGCGACGCTGGCGCGGTCGGCAGGCGACGTGCTCGAGGCGTTGGGGACGCTCACGCTGCTTCCGGCGCCCGCGGCCGGCGCGCCGCCGAGCGATCCCGCCTCCGCTGCGGTGCTCGACGCACTCGATGCGGGGCGCTGCACGTTCGACGAGATCGTTGCGGCGAGCGCCATCGCTGCGCCCGCCGCGCTCGCCGCGCTGACGTCGCTCGAACTCGACGGCGTCATCGAGTTCCGCGGTGCGGCGAGTTACGCGCGGGTCGCGAGTAGATAACGCGGCGAAGAGCAACGGCGATGAGTCAACGCGCGACCGGCGCGGCGCCGATCGACGACGCGCTCCACGCCTTTGCCTCCGCAGCGAGCGATGCCGCCGCGGCAAAGTACGGCGTGCCCGCGCCGGCGGTCGCGTTCGAGGCGCCCCGCCGACCCGAGTTCGGGGACTTCGCGACAAACGTCGCGTTCACGCTGGCGAAGACGGCGCGGCGATCGCCGCAAGACGTCGCCGCCGATCTCGCCGGCGATCTCCGCACGCGCGCGCCCGAGTTGGAACGGTTATTTAGCAGCATCGAGCCCGTCGCCGGATTCATCAACCTCCGGATGGCGCCGCCGGTCTGGCACGCGATCGCCGCGCGAATCCTCGCCGAAGGCGATCGTTACGGCGAAGCGCCGAGCAAGAACGAGCGCATCTCGCTGGAGTTCGGAAGCGCCAATCCCACCGGTCCGCTCGTCGTCGTGCAGGGACGCTCGATGTCGATCGGGGCGACGCTGGCGAACGCGATGCGTTTCTGCGGCTACGACGTCTTCGTCGAGTGGATCATCAACGACGCCGGCGGTCAGCTCGACGCGCTCGGCCGTTCGATCTACGCGCGCTACCGCCAGCTCTTCGACGCCGGGTACGCGCTGCCCGAAGACGGCTATCCCGGCGAGTATCTGATCCCGATCGCGCGGCAGATTCGCGAGCGGGACGGCGAACGCTGGATCGCGGCGGCGGAAGGCGATTGGCTGCCGTACTTCTCGAAGTTCGGGCGCGACGAACTCGTCGCGCAGCAGCAACGGACCGCGCGGCGCTTCGGCGTGACCTACGATCGCTGGCAGAGCGAGCGCGAGCTGCACGAGACCGGCAAGGTGCGCGAGGGAATCGAGCATCTCCGCGAACTCGGCCTGACCTACGAGCACGACGGAGCGCTCTTCTTCCGCGCGACGCAGTTCGGCGACGACAAAGACCGCGTGCTGCTGCGCAGCGACGGGCGACCGACCTATTTTTGCATGGACGTCGCATACCACTATCAGAAACTGAAGAGCAACGACCGCGCCGTCGACATCCTCGGCCCCGACCATCACGGCTATATCGGCCGCCTCAAGGGCATTGCGTCGGCGCTCGGCTATCCCGGGCGTCTCGAGGTCGCGATCGCGCAGCAGGTCGCGCTGATGCGCGGCAGCGAGCAGATCTCGATGAGCAAACGCGCCGGCGAGATCGTGACGCTCGACGAGATCCTCGACGAGGTCGGCATCGATGCGGCACGCTTCTTCTTCGTCATGCTCGCGCCGGAATCGCCGCTGACCTTCGATCTCAAACTCGCGGTCGAGAAAGAGAGCGAGAATCCCGTCTACTACGTGCAGTACGGGCACGCGCGGATCGCCTCGGTCCTGCGGCGCGCGCTCGCCGACGACGTCGCTGCCGCTCCGACCGCGTCGCTCGCGCCGCTCGCGGACGCGTCGGAGCTGGCGCTGATGCGCCGGCTCTCGGAGTTCCCGAACGTCGTCGCCGGCGTCGTCGAACATCTCGCGCCGCACCGCCTCGCCCGCTACGCTCGCGACGTCGCCGCGGATTTCCACCAGTTTTACACGGAGTGTAAGATCCTCACGGACGAACGCGAGCTGCGGCTCGCGCGCCTCGCGCTCTGCATCGCCGCGAAAACCGTCCTGGCCCGCGCGCTCGCGCTCGCGGGCGTCGGCGCACCCGACTCGATGTAGTCCCGCGCGCCGTGCAGGGATTGCTCGCCGCCCTCTGGCTCCTCGGGCTCTTCGCTGCAGCGCCGGCGCTGCGCGCCGAAAGACGGTACCCTTTTGCCGACCGGCTGCGCGACGCGCTCGCGCTCGGCGTCGCGATTCCGCTCGCGCTCGGTTTCGTGCACGCCCTCTATTCGGCGACGTGCTGGATCGCGCTCGCCGCCTGCGCTGCGATCGGCTACGCGCGCGACCGCTCCGGCATCGTGCCGCGAACGCCGGCGTCGCCGGTGCCGTACGTTCTCATAGCGGCCCTCGCGGCGGTCGCGTGGCCGCAGCTGATGCGCCCGCTGCTCGACGGCGATTCGCTCTCGTATCATCTGCCGAACGCGGCGTCGTGGGTGCAGTCGCACTCGATCTGGACGACCGTGACGCGCTACTGGTGGTATCCGCCGGCCTCAGAACTCTTCGCAAGCGGCCTCTACGCGGCGTCCGGGCCCTTCGGCCTTCCGTGGTGCGGTTTGGGTGCGCTCGCGCTGCTCGGCTTTCGCATCGCGGCCTGGGCGCGCGAGAGCGGAGCGCAGCCGCTCCTCGCCGACGCGCTCGCGGCCGCGACGGTCACCGCCTATCCGCTCGCGCTTCAGGCAGGCACGCTTCAAAACGACGTATGGCTCGCCGCATTCTGGCTCGAATCGCTCTGGACGATCGGTCGCGACGACGCGCCCGCGATGCGTTCCGTGGCGATCGCCGCGCTAACCAAGCCGCAAGGCTGGATCTTCAGCGCGATCGCGCTCGTCGCCGCGCGCGCCAAGCCGAAGATCTGGATCGCGGCGGCAGCGGCAGTCGGCGTCTGGGGGATTCGCGACGTCCTTCTTTGGCGATATGCTATCCTCGCCCCGGCGAGCACCGCCTATGGAAGCACGTTCGCATCGAGCATTCTCGCGCACGGCATCGCGGGGCTTGCCCTCTTCGCGCGGGTCGCCTTCGTCGCGTCGCCGTTCGTTCTGCTTGCGATCGCCGCCGCTCTGCTCGGCCCGTTCTACGCGCGTCGCGACGCCCGGTTAGCGTGGAGCGGCTCCGCGGCGGCGCTGCTCTTTTTTGCGCTCCCATTCGGCTTCGCGAGCAACGTCGCGCAGCTCGCGACCGGCGCCTCGCTGCGCTTCGCCGCGCCGGCGATCGCTGCCGGCGCGCTGCTGCTCGCGAGGCCGGCTACGCGCGTAGCGACGATCGCCACGCTCCTCCTGTGGGCTTCGACGCTCTTCGGCGCGTTCGTCGTGCTCGCGCTCTTTGCCAACGACGCGCCGACGCTGCTCGCGCCGCTCGTTGCGTTGCTGGCGATCGGCGTCGTCGCGCTGACGCGTCGGCAGCGCGCGGCGTGGGCCATCCCCGCCGGCATCGTCGCGGGCGCGATCGCCGGGAGTCTGCTCGCCGCAAGCCATCCCGTCGATTTTTATGCCGACGCGCTGCGCGTTAGCGGGAGAGCGACCGGACTTTACGCCTGGATCGCGCGGCGGCAGCCGGATGCGATCGGAGGCACCGGACTCGCGCTCGGCGCGGTCAACGTTCTTTCGCCGCGCACGCGCACCGTCGAGGCCGGCGATGTTGCAGCCTGCGCGCTCGCCGGCCGCGATCGTCTCTGGCTCGTCGCCGTCGCCGAAGACGGACGGGCGGCCGCGTTCAACGCACGTCGCCTGCGCGATGCCCGCGCCTGCGGTGCGGTGCTCTACGACGACGGCAGCGCCGTCGTCGCATCGCCGTAGTCAGCGGTCGGGCGGCTCGAGCGAGGGCGGCTGCGAGAGGAAAGACGCCGGCGGGTAGGGTGCGGGAATCGGTGTGTAGGCTCGCGGGCTCTGCTTGAAATCGAAGGCATCGGACGGGAGGAGCCGCCTTACGGCGTGTTGCTTTGGCGCGACGCGATCCAGGGGGCGCCGAAGTAGCGCCAGAGTATCTTGATGAGCGCCGCGACCGGAATCCCGAGGATCAATCCGGGAATGCCGAAGAGCTCTCCGCCCGCGAAGACCGCGAACATCGCGCCGATCGGCGAGACGCCGACCGATTGCCCCATGATCTTTGGAACGAGCACGTTGTCGCTGATGCGCGCCATGCCGAACATGATCACCTGCACCCAGACGACCATCCACAGCCCCTGCGGCGCGCTCATCGGGACGGCAACGAGCTCGGCGACGAGCATGCCGACGATCGGGATCGCGTAGGCGACGCCCGAGATGATGCCGATGATGAGCGAGAACTTGAAGCCGATGATCGCCGTGCCGATCGCGATCACCGCCCCGGTGATCGCGCTGACGATCACCTGCCCCGAGATGTAGTTGCTGAAGAGATCGGTCACTTCGGCGGAGAGCTTGCGGGCCGTGTCCCGGCGCGACGGCGGAAAGGCCGACGCGAACGTCTCGGCGAGCTGCGTATCGTAGAGCAGGAAGAAGAACGAGAGAATGATCGCCGAGAAAGCGATGAAGAAGCCGGTCGAGACGTTGACCGCGATCGCTCCGAGCGAGGCGACGGTCGCGCTGACCACCGTCGAGAGTTGCGTGCCGCTGATCTTGCCGACGTTGAAATCCGAGGTCGGCAACTTCAGCGTCGGGAAGTGCTGGTCGAGCGAAGTCTCCACGCCGATCAGCCAGTTCTGCGCCATCGCCGCAAACGTCGGGATGTTCTGGGCGAGCAGTTGCGTCTGGTCGATCGCGAGCGGCACGACGATGACGAGGAAGAGCGCGACGACGAGCAGCATCGCGGAGAAGACGATCGCGATCGCGAGCCACTTGGGCATCCGCCGTTCGAGCCGCGCCGCCAGCGGCCGTACGCCGAACGCGATGAAGGCCGCGATCACGAAGACCGCGATCGTCCGCGGGATGTGACGCGCGAACCAGACGGCGAGCGCCACGACCACGATCGCGGCGACGGTGGCAGAGATCCGCCGCGCCAGGTCGCCGCCTACAGCGTTTTGCATAGGAGCCGGCGTTCGGTTTGGTAGCCGCCGCCCTCGTAGAGCCGGCGCGCGGCCTCGTTATCTTCGGTGACCATGAGTGACATATACGGTAAACCCCGCCGCCGGGCCTCATCCTCGGCCGCGGCCAGCAGGGCAGAGCCTATCCCCTCCCGTCTCGCGTCGGGCTCGACGGCCATGTAGGCGACGAACCCCTGCGGCATGAGCGTAACCTCGTCGGGAAGGTCGTCGAGCAGCATCAGGAAGCCGACCCGCTCGCCGTCTCGGCGGGCGATCAACGTGACGTGGGACTGACTCTCCACGAGGTCGCAGAGGCGATCGAAGGCCGCGCGCACGTTTGCTTCGGGGGCGGGGCGCTGCAAACCGACGCTCGACATCGCGCAGCGCCGCCCGAGCTCCGTCACGAACGCGCGGTCGGCCGCTGCCTCATCGCGCTCGCCGGCGCGCACGTCGATCGTCACAGGCGCCGCGATCCGAGGTCGGCGAGCGGCTCTCCCGCGCGGCACTGCGGACACTCGTCCGCATCGTAGGAGACGATCGGCAGATCGACGAGCGCGTGCACCGGAATTCCGGAGTCGAGATTCAGCGGCTGCCGCAATACGATCACGCCGACGCCGACGATTTGCGCGCCGCGGCCGCGGACGGCATCGATCGTCTCGCGCAGCGAGAGTCCGGTCGTCACGACGTCTTCGACGATGAGCGCGCGATCGTGCGGCGAAAGCGCGAAACCGCGCCGAAAGACCGCGACGCCGTTCTCTTTCTCGACGAAGATCGACTTCGTTCCGAGCCGGCGCGCGACTTCGTACGCGAGCAAGATGCCGCCGACCGCCGCTCCGACGACGACCGTCGGCTCGAGCGAGCGAAAGCGATCCGCAATCGCGGCCGCGACGGGTTCGAGCAGCACCGGATCCTCGAGGATGCGAAACTTCTGCACGAAGCGGTCGCTGTGGCGCCCCGAGCTCAAACGGAAGTGTCCCTGGAGCAGCGCGCCGCGCTCGGCGAGCGTCGTGCTCAGGTCGAGCTCGGCGCTCATGCGCGTACGGAGATCTCCTCGAGCATCGCGCGGGCGGCGGCGACCGGATCCTCCGCTTCGACGATCGGACGCCCGACGACGATGTAATCGGCTCCGGCCGCGACGGCCTCGGCGGGCGTCGTCACGCGCTTCTGATCGCCGTGAGCGCTGCCCGTCGGGCGAATGCCGGGCGTGAGCGTGAGAAAATCCTCGCCGAAGAAGCGCTTGAGGTCGCGCACCTCGCGAGCGCTGCAGACGACGCCCGAACAGCCCGCATCGCGCGCGAGCGCAGCCAAACGAATCGCGTTCTCGCCCGGCCCTCCCTGCAGGCCCAACTCGTTGAGATCCTCGGGCGCGATGCTCGTGAGGAGCGTCACCGCGAAGACGTGCGGCGCCTCGATGCCGAGCTCGGCCGCGCGTTCCTGCGCGGCGTCGACCGCCGCGCGCATCATCTCGAGCCCGCCGAGCGCGTGGACGTTCACGAGGTGCACGTTCGGCCGGACGAGCTGCGCCATCGCGGCGCCGACGGTGCGCGGGATGTCGTGCAGTTTCGCGTCCACGAAGACGCGCACGTCGCGCGCCTCGCAATACGTGAGAATCCGCTGCGGATAACCGCAGAGGGCCTCGAGGCCGATTTTCAGGATGACGTCGAGCTCGTAGAGTCGGTCCACGAGCGCCTCGGCCGCCTCGGCGCTCGGCACGTCGAGGGCGACGATCAGCTGGGCCATGCTCTCAACCTTCGTCTCCTTCGTATTGATGCGGGGTCGCGAACCCGTGGTTTGCCTTACCGACAATCGCGTCGATTCCCGCGAGGTTGCGGCGAGCGAGATACGCCTGCAGCTCGTCCGCAATGCGCTCGGGAATGCGCGGATCGGTGAAATTTGCCGTTCCGATCGAGATCGCGCTCGCACCTGCCAAGAAGAATTCGAGTGCGTCGGTGACGTTCTCGATGCCTCCCTGACCGACGATCGGAATCTTCACCGCCTGCGCGACCTCGTAGACGGCGAGCACCGCGATCGGCCGTATCGCGGCGCCCGAGAGGCCGCCGGTGACGTTGCCCAATCGCGGCCGCCACGTCTCGACGTCGATCGCCATGCCGCGCACGGTGTTGATCACCGCGAGCGCGTCGGCGCCGGCGGCTTCGGCCTCACGCGCGATGGTCGCGATGTCGGTGACGTTCGGCGAGAGTTTGACGATCAGCGTCTTGCCGGTCGTCGCCCGGGCCGCGCGCACGACCGCGGCGGTCAAGTCCGGATAGCAGCCGAAGGTCTCGCCCTCGCTCGCGACGTTCGGACAGGAGACGTTCAGCTCGACGGCCGCGATCTCGGGGCGCGCAGCGAGCCGCTCGCAGACGTACGCGTAATCCTCGACGGAGAACGCGGCGACGCTTCCCACGAGCTTGCAGGGGCGCTTTGCATACTTGTGGAGCTCGTGCTCGAGGTACCAATCGAGGCCGGGGTTCTGCAGGCCGATCGCGTTGAGCATGCCGGCGGGCGTGTGGACGATGCGCGGCGTCGGATTCCCCAGACGCGGCAGGCGGGTCACGCTCTTGAGGACGATGGCGCCGATCTTCGAGAGATCGGCGAACGGAGCGAACTCTTCACCGGTGCCGTAGCAGCCGCTGCCCATCAGGGTGGGGTAGGGCAGCTCGAGGCCGCCGATCTTCGTCGCCAGGCTGGGAGAGACGCTCACCAGCGAAGCTCGTCCGCCCAGAATACCGGCCCCTCCTTACAGACGCGCGCGTAGACGACGTCGCTGCCGCCGAGCGTCGCGGGTGGGAATCCCGGCGCCTGCGCGCTCGTCCCCGCGAGCGGAACGACGCAACCCCAACAGCCGCCGACGCCGCATCCGAAGGTCTCTTCGAGCGAGAGCTGCGCGCGCACCCCGAGCTCCATCGCGATTCGCGCGACGCCGCGCAGCATCGGCGACGGGCCGCACGCGTAGATGATCTGCGGCTTCTGCGCGCGCGCCAGCGCGTCCGTGATGAAGCCGCTTTCGCCGCGCGTTCCGTCATCGGTCGTCACGATCAATTCGCAGCCGGCATCGGCAAAGCGTTGCGCATCGACGAGCAACTCCGCCGTGCGCGCACCGTAGAAGAGACGCACTCGCGCTCCGGCGCACACGAGCCGCTGCGCGCAGAGCAGCACCGATGCGATGCCGACGCCGCCCGCCACGATCGCGACGTCCCGCTCGCCGCCGGAGCAATCGAAGCCGTTGCCGAGCGGACCGACGACGTCGAGCCGATCGCCGTCGCGCAGCTCGGCCAGCTCGTGCGTGCGCTTGCCCGTCACGAAGAAGAGCAGGCTCGCGAGCTTGCCTTCCGCTTCGTAGACGGCAAGCGCGGTAGCGGCCGTCTCCCCGCTCGGCGGTATCGCCATCACGTATTGGCCGGGCTGCGTCGCGGCCGCCAGCTGCGGCGCATCGAGCGACAAGAGCACCACGCCCGGCGCGAGAACTCGGCGTTGGAGCACCGTTGTCTCGTGAACGCCTGCGTGCAGGTCGAGCGTCGGCATACGTGTAGGTATTTTCTGCAAATTCTTAGAAAAATCTCTGGAAATCGCCACACTCCCTTGCGACGGGAGCCGTTATACTGTATAGAGAGCGTAAATACAAGGGAAAGGAGGGTCCGCAGATGGCAGGTCTCATCGTCTTCAAATCGCTAGCCGACGCACTTAGAGCGGGCTATCAGGTTTACGATCGGA includes:
- the nrdR gene encoding transcriptional regulator NrdR; amino-acid sequence: MPWGSDLPLTCPTCRKSETRVVDSRDDETVVRRRRECLDPRCKHRFTTYERMEVPRLFVVKKDGRREQFSRDKILAGLRKACEKRPISEAKMEAVAADLERELFARGESEVQSALVGEKLMEALRALDPVAYIRFASVYRSFRDIESFREELAQL
- a CDS encoding DNA-processing protein DprA; this translates as MTEPAYETRERIAAARAGRGFEAAAPGLWCAGSLAGLALPCVAIVGTRAATPYGRRIAQDFAAGLGRAGCCILSGLALGIDAAAHEGALSAGAPTIGILGSGHRRLFPPRNRPLAERILAAGGAVLSPYPPDEEARPWQFLERNGIVAALADALLVVEAPARSGALNTASWAAGRIPVLAVPGDVDRRHVAGCLALIRDGATLARSAGDVLEALGTLTLLPAPAAGAPPSDPASAAVLDALDAGRCTFDEIVAASAIAAPAALAALTSLELDGVIEFRGAASYARVASR
- the hemQ gene encoding hydrogen peroxide-dependent heme synthase; the encoded protein is MRDPNVPESLEGWWILHRIFGFDRRAWDALPEKRRDKYAGHAADLVDHLKGNDDGDVGLTQVVGHKGDLMLTHYARSFDGLAYAQTLVDKLELRDFLTPLGSYVSVLELGLYDATGKIHAELSQRELAPQSPEWIAAFDELIRKQAESQYIAPRLWAKIPARRYQCFYPMSKRRGEVQNWYILGFEARAKMMSEHGAVGRSYHGRVTQVISGSVGFDDFEWGVDLYADDPLVFKKLIYEMRFDEASARYGDFGTFWAGLQFSPRELRAFLDGDAIPQLDAAT
- a CDS encoding DUF5679 domain-containing protein, translated to MAAEAYCVKCKAKREIKDAVQITMKNGRPAVEGKCPVCGTKMFKIGAA
- a CDS encoding GNAT family N-acetyltransferase, with product MTIDVRAGERDEAAADRAFVTELGRRCAMSSVGLQRPAPEANVRAAFDRLCDLVESQSHVTLIARRDGERVGFLMLLDDLPDEVTLMPQGFVAYMAVEPDARREGIGSALLAAAEDEARRRGLPYMSLMVTEDNEAARRLYEGGGYQTERRLLCKTL
- the argS gene encoding arginine--tRNA ligase, whose translation is MSQRATGAAPIDDALHAFASAASDAAAAKYGVPAPAVAFEAPRRPEFGDFATNVAFTLAKTARRSPQDVAADLAGDLRTRAPELERLFSSIEPVAGFINLRMAPPVWHAIAARILAEGDRYGEAPSKNERISLEFGSANPTGPLVVVQGRSMSIGATLANAMRFCGYDVFVEWIINDAGGQLDALGRSIYARYRQLFDAGYALPEDGYPGEYLIPIARQIRERDGERWIAAAEGDWLPYFSKFGRDELVAQQQRTARRFGVTYDRWQSERELHETGKVREGIEHLRELGLTYEHDGALFFRATQFGDDKDRVLLRSDGRPTYFCMDVAYHYQKLKSNDRAVDILGPDHHGYIGRLKGIASALGYPGRLEVAIAQQVALMRGSEQISMSKRAGEIVTLDEILDEVGIDAARFFFVMLAPESPLTFDLKLAVEKESENPVYYVQYGHARIASVLRRALADDVAAAPTASLAPLADASELALMRRLSEFPNVVAGVVEHLAPHRLARYARDVAADFHQFYTECKILTDERELRLARLALCIAAKTVLARALALAGVGAPDSM
- a CDS encoding AI-2E family transporter → MQNAVGGDLARRISATVAAIVVVALAVWFARHIPRTIAVFVIAAFIAFGVRPLAARLERRMPKWLAIAIVFSAMLLVVALFLVIVVPLAIDQTQLLAQNIPTFAAMAQNWLIGVETSLDQHFPTLKLPTSDFNVGKISGTQLSTVVSATVASLGAIAVNVSTGFFIAFSAIILSFFFLLYDTQLAETFASAFPPSRRDTARKLSAEVTDLFSNYISGQVIVSAITGAVIAIGTAIIGFKFSLIIGIISGVAYAIPIVGMLVAELVAVPMSAPQGLWMVVWVQVIMFGMARISDNVLVPKIMGQSVGVSPIGAMFAVFAGGELFGIPGLILGIPVAALIKILWRYFGAPWIASRQSNTP
- a CDS encoding ketopantoate reductase C-terminal domain-containing protein → MNVYIVGKGAVGTYLGDLLRGIGVDVAYAPRALGDVSPYDADVAIVATKAYDTGGAIETLRKAIRFPEKCVFVSPQNGVGNEERLAAAFGAENVVAAALTTPVDRDRDGNARPAKEGGLALAPVGSNAYNWLSATFAGTGLAVKVVEDWRALKWSKLALNVVANASCAILNVLPNRFVHFEKIFTLEIRMIREVRAVMQALHVEPIDLPRYPVRALFRVAALPSALSRTLLAHSIAGARGTKPPSLLLDLRRANPQTEVAVLNGAVAAAGLELRVPTPVNAVYARVLNDIAHTPPLWAKYREHPDRLEAEVIAEVKRARALSRK
- the dut gene encoding dUTP diphosphatase, encoding MMESVRVAIRRLPHGEGLPLPDYMSERAAGADLCAAVREQLTLLPGARALVPTGFSIALPSGYEAQVRPRSGLAARNGVTCLNSPGTIDADYRGEIAVLLANLGAEPFVIRRGDRIAQMIVAPVERAAFDLVEELPPTARGDGGFGSTGGSA